From a single Hymenobacter sp. YIM 151500-1 genomic region:
- a CDS encoding CaiB/BaiF CoA transferase family protein, whose product MKDSSQPLPLHGLRVLELASVLAGPQVGQFLAELGAEVLKIEAPAGDVTRTWRTPAEAPDAPVSAYFSCANWGKQSRVLDLTQPAGRQELHRLAAAADIVLASYKPGDAEKLAADYATLSALNPRLLYGHITGYGPDTSRAGYDAVLQAEAGFMHLNAAGSGHEPQKMPVALMDLLTAHQLKEGLLTALYQRERTGRGALVEVSLWDSALASLANQAATYLVTGHDPQPLGSGHPSIVPYGTVYQAQDGVRLLLAVGSDPQFRQLCAVLGRPDWAGDARFTTNPARVRHRRELEELLRQRIAEVSGTELLAELERRAVPAGAVRTVGEALQTAAAQAMLLPPAPAFPHAGLRTVAFRSNAWPVAEQLLPPPPLAG is encoded by the coding sequence ATTCTTCCCAACCGCTTCCCCTCCACGGCTTACGCGTGCTGGAGTTGGCCTCGGTGCTGGCGGGGCCGCAGGTAGGGCAGTTTTTGGCCGAGCTGGGTGCTGAGGTGCTGAAGATTGAAGCCCCGGCCGGCGACGTGACGCGCACTTGGCGCACCCCTGCCGAGGCCCCCGACGCGCCCGTATCGGCGTACTTCTCCTGCGCCAACTGGGGCAAGCAGAGCCGGGTGCTTGACCTGACCCAGCCCGCCGGCCGCCAGGAACTGCACCGCCTGGCCGCCGCGGCCGACATCGTGCTGGCCTCCTACAAGCCCGGCGACGCCGAGAAGCTGGCCGCCGACTACGCCACGCTCTCCGCCCTGAACCCGCGCCTGCTCTACGGCCACATCACCGGCTACGGCCCCGATACCTCGCGCGCCGGCTACGACGCCGTGCTCCAGGCTGAGGCTGGCTTTATGCACCTCAACGCCGCTGGATCCGGCCACGAGCCCCAGAAAATGCCGGTGGCCCTCATGGACCTGCTTACCGCCCACCAGCTCAAAGAGGGCCTGCTCACGGCCCTCTACCAGCGGGAGCGAACCGGCCGCGGCGCCCTGGTGGAAGTGTCGCTCTGGGATAGTGCCCTGGCCTCGCTGGCCAACCAGGCCGCTACCTATCTCGTCACCGGCCACGACCCCCAGCCCCTGGGCTCGGGCCACCCCAGCATTGTGCCCTACGGTACTGTGTATCAGGCCCAGGATGGCGTGCGCCTGCTGCTAGCCGTGGGCAGCGACCCGCAGTTTCGGCAGCTGTGCGCCGTGCTGGGCCGCCCGGACTGGGCCGGAGATGCCCGCTTTACCACCAACCCGGCCCGCGTGCGGCACCGCCGGGAGCTGGAGGAGCTGTTGCGCCAGCGGATTGCCGAGGTCAGCGGCACGGAGCTGCTGGCGGAGCTGGAGCGGCGGGCCGTGCCGGCCGGGGCGGTGCGCACGGTGGGGGAGGCCCTGCAAACCGCCGCAGCCCAGGCTATGCTGCTGCCGCCCGCGCCGGCGTTTCCGCACGCGGGCCTGCGCACGGTAGCTTTTCGGAGCAATGCCTGGCCCGTGGCGGAGCAGCTGCTGCCGCCACCGCCGTTGGCCGGCTAA